In Cicer arietinum cultivar CDC Frontier isolate Library 1 chromosome 7, Cicar.CDCFrontier_v2.0, whole genome shotgun sequence, a single window of DNA contains:
- the LOC101506621 gene encoding uncharacterized protein encodes MMEQSRFQNQLHCNTTMEPRNEEVQPGSQSVMQDYLDSMYSNRRPFDHSTSDVKPVLNYSIQTGEEFALEFMRDRINLKKPVFSNVNDSNSTTNCMELKGVLGISHAGPENGSGVSMRSTVEKGPAEFNRQSTWLHVGDRSNYGSIRSTSRTLLNQDTGQFGRGYGSYGGLDSSSRMMKCLCSFGGRILPRPSDGKLRYVGGQTRIIRLRKDISWLELRQKALLIYNLVHILKYQLPGEDLDALVSVSSDEDLQNMMEEYNLIEDREPPLKLRIFLFSINDLEDAQFALSSIGEDSEVQYVIAVNGMDLGSRNNSTPLGVDFSADDIREYDRKTIERETINVAVEAIGVQNAPLANNKSDTSLAPQSSQQVLPMPSNAYQSDRLTYGDQMTQAGEISRQYPVHPGLHPSHNPVVGETPISMSPRLLSNHPGILNEDHPPSGLQIQKLEPSTVGVKTVSDNSGKQGSDPGKVGSLETPSPSRSQPFDDHLKNNCPEASTVVTLPKEHLPLFPSTKNVQHQDYEEASSTSSSSFVPAYVDSHPNAIDLSCLHPPPLPKRVYYSERTPREQVEVLNRSSKSDDAHSSQVLVADLLSDIKPEDPVTESGDNLHDGSLLGPVEKPSISAKPFPVDDHTNDNGFAKHQMNKPLLDTNSPIKSSLSEHMDPELKQVLLSNEGNKDLETKDNHIKPLFDETETKYGKSDLPAIHHVSSVERLDNLASNLPDIDWGEAYGKESNDNNVVQELPVSLAANINKGVSQDFPPNVSKPVQGDILIDIDDRFPRELLSDMYSKAILDEDPSSLNPLSADGMGLSVNMENHQPKSWSYFGKLAQQGLSDNVSLIDQDHLGFSHVIGEPGDNRSHHVTPQTTDRVPLDREDSHVLKSNYDHSPLTDTESMQFDVMMENLRAQESEFEDSKFETKNYNLSPLDPSLGDFDFSTVQVIKNEDLEELRELGSGTFGTVYHGKWRGTDVAIKRIKKSCFTGRSSEQERLTAEFWREADILSKLHHPNVVAFYGVVQDGPGGTMATVTEFMVDGSLRHVLLRKDRYLDRRKRLIIAMDAAFGMEYLHSKNIVHFDLKCDNLLVNLKDPLRPICKVGDFGLSKIKRNTLVTGGVRGTLPWMAPELLNGSSNKVSEKVDVFSFGIVLWEILTGEEPYANMHYGAIIGGIVNNTLRPTIPSHCDLEWRTLMEQCWAPNPVVRPSFTEIASRLRIMSAAASQTKPQGNKTSK; translated from the exons ATGATGGAACAGTCAAGATTCCAAAATCAGCTTCATTGCAATACCACCATGGAACCTAGAAATGAGGAAGTCCAGCCAGGATCTCAGTCAGTAATGCAGGACTATCTGGACAGTATGTATTCTAATAGAAGACCATTTGACCATAGCACATCAGACGTTAAACCAGTACTGAATTATTCAATACAAACTGGCGAGGAGTTCGCTCTTGAATTTATGAGAGACAGGATAAATCTTAAGAAGCCTGTATTTTCAAATGTCAATGATTCCAATTCTACAACTAATTGTATGGAGCTGAAAGGCGTTTTAGGAATCAGTCACGCAGGACCTGAGAATGGGTCGGGCGTTTCTATGCGCTCAACGGTTGAGAAAGGTCCAGCAGAGTTTAACCGACAGAGTACATGGTTACATGTTGGAGACAGAAGCAACTATGGGTCAATTCGATCAACATCAAGAACTTTGTTGAATCAGGACACTGGTCAATTTGGGCGTGGTTATGGTTCTTATGGTGGTTTGGATAGCTCATCGAGGATGATGAAGTGTCTTTGTAGCTTTGGTGGTAGAATATTACCAAGGCCAAGTGATGGAAAACTAAGGTATGTGGGAGGTCAGACACGTATTATTCGTTTGAGAAAAGACATATCTTGGCTGGAGCTTAGGCAAAAAGCATTGCTAATCTATAATCTGGTTCATATACTGAAGTATCAACTTCCTGGCGAAGATCTTGACGCTTTGGTATCTGTATCATCTGACGAGGATTTGCAGAATATGATGGAGGAGTATAATCTTATAGAAGATAGAGAACCTCCCCTAAAGCTTAGGATTTTTTTGTTCTCAATTAACGATTTAGAAGATGCTCAGTTCGCTCTCAGCAGCATAGGCGAAGATTCTGAGGTCCAGTATGTTATTGCTGTTAATGGCATGGATTTGGGATCAAGAAACAACTCAACCCCACTTGGTGTCGATTTTTCAGCAGATGATATTCGTGAATATGATAGGAAAACTATCGAAAGGGAGACAATTAATGTTGCTGTAGAAGCTATTGGTGTCCAGAATGCTCCCTTGGCTAACAACAAATCTGACACTTCATTGGCTCCACAATCTTCGCAGCAAGTATTACCAATGCCTTCAAATGCTTATCAAAGTGATCGGCTGACTTACGGTGACCAAATGACGCAAGCTGGGGAAATTAGTCGCCAATATCCTGTTCACCCTGGACTTCATCCCTCGCATAACCCTGTCGTTGGAGAGACTCCTATTTCTATGTCTCCTCGTCTTCTGAGCAATCATCCAGGGATTCTGAATGAAGACCATCCACCTAGTGGattacaaatacaaaaattggaACCATCTACAGTGGGGGTGAAAACGGTAAGTGATAATTCAGGCAAACAAGGGAGTGACCCTGGTAAAGTTGGATCCTTGGAAACTCCATCCCCATCTCGGTCACAGCCCTTTGATGATCACTTGAAAAATAATTGTCCCGAAGCATCAACTGTAGTTACTCTGCCTAAGGAGCATCTACCTTTGTTCCCCTCCACAAAAAATGTTCAGCACCAGGATTATGAAGAGGCGTCTTCTACATCTAGCAGTTCATTTGTCCCTGCTTATGTTGATTCCCACCCCAATGCAATTGATTTGAGTTGTCTTCATCCTCCTCCACTTCCTAAACGAGTTTACTATTCAGAAAGAACTCCGAGGGAGCAAGTAGAGGTCCTGAATCGGTCCTCAAAGTCAGATGATGCACACAGCTCTCAGGTTCTTGTGGCAGATTTGCTCTCTGATATCAAACCGGAGGATCCAGTAACAGAATCTGGTGACAACTTGCATGATGGTAGTCTGTTAGGTCCAGTTGAGAAGCCAAGTATTTCAGCAAAGCCTTTTCCTGTAGATGACCATACCAATGACAATGGATTTGCCAAACATCAAATGAATAAACCGCTGCTTGATACAAACAGCCCGATAAAGTCAAGCCTATCAGAGCACATGGATCCTGAGTTGAAGCAAGTCTTGCTGAGTAACGAAGGAAACAAAGATTTGGAAACTAAAGATAACCATATCAAGCCCTTGTTTGatgaaaccgaaaccaaatatGGTAAATCAGATCTTCCTGCTATTCATCATGTTTCCTCTGTTGAACGCCTTGATAATTTAGCATCCAATCTTCCAGATATTGATTGGGGTGAAGCCTATGGGAAGGAATCTAATGATAACAATGTGGTGCAAGAACTACCTGTTTCTTTAGCTGCAAACATAAACAAAGGTGTTTCTCAAGATTTCCCCCCAAATGTTTCCAAACCAGTACAAGGTGACATTCTAATTGATATCGATGATCGATTTCCCCGTGAATTGCTTTCTGATATGTATTCTAAAGCAATACTTGACGAAGATCCCTCCAGTTTGAATCCACTATCTGCAGATGGAATGGGCTTAAGTGTAAATATGGAAAATCATCAACCTAAAAGTTGGTCATATTTTGGAAAGCTGGCACAACAAGGGCTTTCTGATAATGTCTCTCTTATTGATCAAGATCATCTTGGTTTTTCACATGTGATAGGAGAACCAGGGGATAATAGATCTCATCATGTTACACCTCAAACAACTGATAGAGTTCCTCTAGATCGTGAGGATTCCCATGTTCTGAAATCCAATTATGACCATTCCCCACTTACTGACACCGAAAGTATGCAATTTGATGTTATGATGGAAAACCTAAGAGCACAAGAGTCTGAGTTCGAG GATAGCAagtttgaaaccaaaaattataatctaTCTCCACTTGATCCTTCTTTAGGAGATTTTGATTTCAGTACTGTGCAG GTTATTAAGAATGAAGATCTTGAAGAGTTGAGGGAACTAGGTTCTGGTACATTTGGGACTGTGTATCATGGAAAATGGAGAGGAACAGATGTTGCTATCAAAAGAATAAAGAAGAGCTGCTTCACTGGTCGATCATCTGAGCAAGAGAGACTG ACTGCAGAGTTCTGGCGAGAAGCTGACATTCTTTCAAAGCTTCATCATCCAAATGTAGTTGCATTTTACGGTGTGGTACAGGATGGACCGGGAGGTACAATGGCTACTGTTACAGAATTCATGGTGGATGGTTCTCTTAGGCATGTGTTACTTCGCAAGGATAG GTATCTTGATCGTCGCAAAAGGCTGATAATTGCAATGGACGCAGCTTTTGGAATGGAATATTTACACTCAAAAAACATTGTGCATTTTGACTTAAAATGCGACAATTTGCTTGTGAACCTGAAAGATCCTTTAAGGCCAATATGCAAG GTTGGTGATTTTGGCTTGTCAAAAATTAAACGAAATACCTTGGTCACTGGTGGTGTGCGAGGGACTCTACCTTGGATGGCGCCAGAGCTGCTGAATGGAAGCAGCAACAAGGTCTCAGAAAAG GTTGATGTGTTCTCCTTTGGCATAGTTTTATGGGAAATTTTAACTGGTGAGGAGCCATATGCCAATATGCACTATGGTGCAATTATAG
- the LOC101510467 gene encoding uncharacterized protein — translation MKKSKRIDSFFKRKFCDGERDEEIITSTSETISENPRIEENNIRLSKVPRVFEDDFEKCLERDPGKRPQIWQYPPNKLDAIRRAYLKFGPYQINLKEYPLSGNEVHPRRFQYAWFNIFSSWLEYSPSKDAAYCLPCYLFSKRPTGRPGSDVFIGTCFRNWKKVKNGKFCAFLKHIGMDPCSPHNNAMKACLDLLNQDGHIRNTFQVQSSEQILKNRIRLKTSIDTVRWLTLQACAFRGHDETSGSRNQGNFLQLIKLLATYNDEVAKVVLENAPYNSKYTSHQIQKELLHILSSRVRKHICEEIGDSKFCIVVDEARDESKREQMSLVLRFVDKVGLIQERFFFVAHVKDTTALTLKEKVCDILSRHNLDVSNMRGQGYDGASNMRGEWNGLQALFMKDCPYAYYVHCFAHRLQLALVSASREIVPIHKFFEKLTFVVNVVCSSTKRHDELQAAQLEEIAHLLEIDEIVTGKGINQIGTLKRAGDTRWGSHFSSICSLINMYEATCIVLKKITNERASYSTRGDADSAYNYLKAFDFIFILHLMKKIMGITDILCQALQQQSQDIVNAMCLVGTTKYLIQVLREDGWDALFTEVKNFCEKHDIEIPDLNDVHSTTKFGRSRLQQGQVTIEHYFRVEIFFTAIDQQLQELNNRFSEQAIDLLTLSCALTPKDNYKSFNIEKICTLVEKYYPVDFNMQEKINLKFQLQHFLIDARQDLNLKNLSTIQELCSCLIATEKTQNFYLIDRLLRLIMTLPVSTATTERSFSAMKIIKSRLRNKMEDDFLADTMTIYIEREIAASITSESIIDDFKLIKERRALL, via the coding sequence atgaagaagagtaaaagaattgattcttttttcaagaggaaatttTGTGACGGTGAAAGAGATGAAGAAATTATAACTTCTACATCTGAAACTATCTCTGAGAATCCaagaattgaagaaaataatattcGTCTTTCCAAGGTTCCTAGAGTTTTCGAAGATGACTTTGAGAAATGTTTAGAACGTGATCCCGGAAAGCGCCCTCAAATTTGGCAATATCCACCAAATAAATTGGATGCAATACGAAGAGCGTATCTAAAATTTGGtccttatcaaataaatttaaaagaatatccTTTATCTGGCAACGAGGTTCATCCAAGACGGTTTCAATATGCTTGgtttaacatattttcttcATGGCTAGAATATTCACCTTCTAAAGATGCTGCATATTGTTTACCATGCTATCTATTTAGCAAAAGACCAACTGGACGTCCTGGATCAGATGTCTTCATTGGTACATGTTTTAGAAATTGGAAGAAAGttaaaaatggaaaattttgcgcttttctcaaacacataggGATGGATCCTTGCTCACCACACAACAATGCAATGAAAGCTTGTCTAGACTTGTTGAATCAAGATGGACATATTAGGAATACTTTTCAAGTGCAAAGCTCAGAACAAATTTTGAAGAATCGAATACGTCTCAAGACATCAATTGACACTGTTCGTTGGTTAACACTTCAAGCTTGTGCTTTTAGGGGACATGATGAAACTAGCGGGTCAAGAAATCAAGGcaattttcttcaattgataAAACTCTTGGCAACTTACAATGATGAAGTTGCGAAAGTTGTGTTGGAAAATGCTCcatataattctaaatatacttcacatcaaattcaaaaagaGCTTTTGCATATTCTTTCTAGTAGGGTGAGAAAacatatatgtgaagaaattgGTGATTCCAAATTTTGCATCGTTGTAGATGAAGCTCGTGATGAATCAAAAAGGGAACAAATGTCTCTTGTGTTAAGATTTGTTGACAAAGTTGGTTTAATACAAGAGCGATTTTTTTTTGTGGCACATGTTAAAGACACTACAGCTTTAACTCTGAAAGAAAAAGTATGTGATATACTTTCTCGACATAATCTTGATGTTTCTAACATGCGTGGTCAAGGGTATGATGGTGCTAGTAATATGAGAGGAGAATGGAACGGTTTACAAGCACTGTTTATGAAAGATTGTCCTTACGCATACTATGTCCATTGTTTTGCTCATCGATTGCAACTTGCTTTGGTTAGTGCATCAAGAGAAATTGTTccaattcataaattttttgagaagctcacttttgttgttaatgttgtttgttCTTCTACTAAGCGTCATGATGAGTTACAAGCTGCTCAATTAGAGGAAATTGCACATTTGCTAGAAATTGATGAGATTGTAACTGGTAAAGGTATAAATCAAATTGGTACTTTGAAACGAGCTGGGGATACTCGTTGGGGATCACATTTCTCTTCTATTTGTAGCTTGATAAATATGTATGAGGCAACttgtattgttttaaaaaaaattacaaatgaaaGAGCAAGTTATTCTACACGTGGGGATGCTGATAGtgcttataattatttgaaggcgtttgattttatatttatcttgcatttgatgaaaaaaattatggggATAACTGATATACTTTGTCAAGCCTTACAACAACAATCTCAGGATATAGTTAATGCCATGTGTTTGGTTGGAACAACAAAGTATCTTATTCAAGTATTGAGAGAAGATGGTTGGGATGCATTATTTACTGAAGTGAAGAACTTTTGTGAAAAACATGATATTGAAATTCCTGATCTCAACGATGttcattcaacaacaaaatttggACGATCTCGTCTTCAACAAGGTCAGGTTACAATAGAGCATTATTTTagagttgaaatattttttactgcCATTGATCAACAATTACAAGAGTTGAATAACAGATTTAGTGAGCAAGCAATAGATTTGTTAACTCTAAGTTGTGCTTTGACTCCTAAGGATAATTATAAAtcttttaacattgaaaaaatttgcactctagttgaaaaatattacCCTGTGGATTTCAACATGCAAGagaagattaatttgaaatttcaactcCAACATTTCTTAATTGATGCTCGTCAAGatttaaatttgaagaatttatcaaCTATCCAAGAATTGTGCTCATGTTTGATTGCAACTGAAAAGACGCAAAATTTCTACTTGATTGATAGACTACTTCGTCTTATCATGACTCTTCCGGTTTCTACTGCCACAACTGAAAGATCTTTTTCAgcaatgaaaattattaaatcaagGTTAAGAAACAAGATGGAAGATGACTTTTTGGCAGATACCATGACGATTTATATTGAAAGAGAAATTGCTGCAAGTATCACTTCTGAgtctattattgatgatttcaagTTAATTAAAGAGCGTAGAGCATTACTTTAA